The Ptiloglossa arizonensis isolate GNS036 chromosome 2, iyPtiAriz1_principal, whole genome shotgun sequence sequence CCAGAAATCTCTCAATTGATTAATCAAAGTTTTCAAATATTGCAGGTGACTAAGCATCTGTGTCTTCAAATGAAATCTCCAAAAAATTTGACTAAATCGTTCTCTGTAAATGTGTCTAAGTAAAATGGAATGTAGCTAACATTATTTCTGGACCAGTATTCTTGTAAGTTTGCCAACATATTTATGATTAGTGCATTAAATGCCCAGAATTTGCTTATGGTCACATCATATCAAGATCGCCGTATAGAATGAGACGATATCTTCCCTTCTAGCTTCTTTGCAGCATAATTATTAGTTTCCTGTACTGTCTGTAACTGAttcctcgatgaaaaataacTTAAAGAAATCTATGGGTTCTTTTATGTGTAAAGATACCTTCGGTCCTACGGGTCTTTCGTCGGATACAAATGGTATTCTCGTAATCATTTCTTCGGATTCTGTGCATTTTGTCCATATTGAAGGTTCTATCTCTACTGCAAAATTATTCTCGCTTTCAGATTCACTATCTATTAGTCGGATTTTTCGCCTTCTTACACCTTTGACTTCGTCGCTATCTTCATTACTTCCATCTTCCTCCCCATGGACAAGCAGTTTATGTATAAATGTAATTTCGTTCGTCACCGACGAAAAATTGAACTTGTCTTCACTTGAACTAATTTCTTCCTGATATTTCATGCTTATTGGGCTCAGTAACTTTGAGAGAAATATTCTGATTACCAAGAAAATCTGACCCGCGGTCACGACTGTTTTTGAGACAAGCCATCTTTGTAGCCATTACCTCATAAAATTGCACACAAAGGGCTAGGAGTAAACTCATAAAGCGATATTCGTTAGGCTAAACCTAAATAAATACCGTTATCGTTTAATTTGCCACCTCGATTCGAGTTGTCGCATCATATCCAGTGGTGCctctcgagcgcaaagggttaacatgCTTAGAAATAGTTACATTTAaccaatatatttttaacattttgtgagctcaattattaattaatattcaattgCCATTATATGGTGTATAAGCCATGATTTTCACAgtaatatgaaaaaatataagtAGAGCAAATAGTCCTTGTAATTGTAATATCGTTCAATTCTAGATTATGTTTTGAAATTTCATCTTTCTTAAGattataaagttaaaataattataatcatAAAATTTGTCAACTTCATTGCAGGAAATTAGGATTTACCAAAACATCAAATATTAAACACCACCTGacaatatattttctataaacTAGGGTACAATATTCTTATACAAAGAAAGAGGGTCTGAAAATTATACATACACAGGGATAAAGATCTATTCTTCAATAACTTTTTTGTTATTCTGTATATATTTTGTAGCGGTGTTATAAAAATGTAAcacaaaatatttcttcttaaagTAATACAATTTAAAGACATtgcaaatttacaatttatctcCCACACTAATCGGATGTTAGTATAATGTTGTTTTCTGTCTATTAACAATTAAAAAGTTTTATGTACTTGTTTCGTTATACTGTGCCTCACAATAATACAAACTttggtttttcaaaatttctatttatcaGTACAATCCAATTGCAGTTTATGTCTGAtccatttttgaaattttgaagaaaattcaAACATGTACTTTCTGACAATGAATTATATTATTCtggaatgtaaaaaaaaaatataaagttaaaagaaaaacattttaGCACACTACAATAACATACTTTTgttgttttcttcttcttcttctccatcttcctcTTCTCCTGATTCAGATTCCTCTTCAGCTATCTGTAACcattcgacaaattttttcatttgaTGCAAAAAAAGTAGTTTTCCTTTAACTGAATGACCCTCCCTATACCACTTTAGAATTACTTCCTCTGATATTAAATCcgctgaaataaaatatattgttaAAAATGAGAAACAGAAACAAAAAATGTTACTAAATCTTATGCATATTGTGTAGTTTAATAGAACATACTTTTATAAAAtagtaaaacaattttttggAAGACTTTCATAAAGTTCATATTTTCATAACAGAATTCCTGGATCTTGAGAATAAGTGCAAGTTCAGATTTGGCAGTGGTTGTAAAAGCATCAAATAGTGGAGTATACACTTTTAAATGTTTCAGTGCCTGATCAGCTACCAATTCTTCCTTTTTATTCCATTCAGCTTGACCCATTACAACACCCCAAATCTGCAAATAAaggttaatgtttttttttagtgTAGTTACAATAATGATACCAATAAAATGACAATTACCAGGCCAATAACTTCATGTTCAGGAATGACACATCTGTGTGCCATTTCTTTGAGATCGAATATAATATCTTTCATAGGACGATTTTCAGCTAATTCATCCAAGAGCAATTCTTGTAAGTCTCGTTTTGCTTCTTGACTTGCTTGAGCTTTATGTAATTTCACAATATCTGCAAGACCAACAGCTTCAAATATGgatcgaaaatattcttctGTTCGTCTATTGGGTGGTACAAATTCCATTAACCTGTTCAttagcaaaaaaagaaaataataaaaataagacaAAATCTAAAGATGAATGCAACAATAAATTCTACGTAGcatgttaaatattttcatacctTCTTTCAATATTGCCTTTTTTCAATGCAGTCATTAAACTAGATAGACCTTTTTCCTCTCTCCAGGTAACAAAAACCTCTAATAAAAAGTCTAATGCTAAGTTATCTTTGACAAGATGTTCGTTAATTAAAACTGAAAGCACAGAGGGAGGTACAGAACCATTGGAAATCCACAAAGCTGTCATTCTAGCcaattttattctttctttaggAGTAAAACCCTTCATAAAAACcagtactttcttcatttcatcttcaaacattttttccaaatatttataaCGTCGCATAAGTTTGATAAAaacctaaaaataaaaatacattcaaGACCATGCAATAAAAGATTAATAAATTCTCTTTGAGCATATATAAATGTGATATATCACTTGTTCAAAGTTGCGCATTGATTCTATATCCTCTGATTGTTCAAAGACACAAGCGGTAGTTTTAACTGGTTTATCACCATCTTGAGCAATAGAACCGCCTGGGACTAAAAGGCCACCAGCTATTAAGATGTCAAATAGATCTTCTCCATATCGGCGGTAGTCTAATTTAGAGCCAGCTGCATCTAAGTATTTTGAAATTGCATCTAGGTCGTTACCACACTTTTCCAGACCATGTATAATTGCATCTCTAAATCCTCTTGGATCAgacttttctttttcatctaattttaaattatgttttataatataattttgaataaatattatttgaaaaaattcttattttgcAAAACATACCTCTTTTTCTGGTCTTTATGCGTTGACCTGATAATattggtttttctattttttgacTCATACAATACCTTTCTGAAATTGTAGAAATCTCAATAAATATCACGTGtaagatatatatatttttaactgtTACGACttacaaaaaattcaatttcaaactccacgcTTATAATTGTCCTACTTTCATAttacaattgtataaaatttttttaattaatttagtcATATATGTaaagttattttaatattagctttgcttaaaaaaatttttatccgAAATTACGCATTTAAAAGCATTGAAAAATCAAGCGGGACTACCAACGCGACCACAATGCGCGTAACATTTGACTTCAAAGCTGTCGTTAGCAGATCCCCGACAAATGGCGACTTTGTTAAATATATCACCATATATCACACATACATCACATAATTCATGGTCATGAATTACTTTATAAGGGAAAGCATTGTTATAAATCTATTTAAAAAACGCGTATTTTAAGTAATCCATTACTTCTAAGGTTAAGGTCACGCAATGAGACCACGATGGCTGAAATCTATAAAAATGATAGATTCCTTGCAACGGATGGATTATCCCAGAAGcgagaaaatattaatcgaatattAGCAATCTCTCTATTTTAACTTACATAAATGCACGTACAACTGTAGAACTACCCCTTTCCAGGTGTACAAGGGCAATACGAAATATCTCAAAGAAGATTTTGAGCACTCGAGATCAGTGAAACCGAAGAGAATCAATCTAAGGAGAAGTCACGATTGGCAGGGAATAGATAGGATACTCGAATTTGTGTTTCATAACGTGTTTTTAACGCCATCTAAATGATTTAAGGTGAAAGAGGGCACTAAAAAGTAAAGCCCGTAGCGACCTCCTTGACGAACTACAAACAAGCACCAGGAGCTAAGAATCGAGATTGGTTGTTGTTTCTTACAAGTTGTCAATCAATAGTCAACTTGTATATCAGGATCTCCCATCATACGAGATTTACTTCAGGGATTGTTAGTAcaaacaataaaataattatatataaacgtCCTACTGGATTTATTTTTCTAGCTATAACGAGTTTTGTGTTCTATAGTCTGGTCAACTTACAGATATCGTGTAAAAAAATCACGTGACTGCAAGAAAGTATATCTGTAGTCTATTTCATGGACGATGAGTGGATCTAAAAGTTCGAATTTATGGCAGGAAGTCATGACTTTTAACGCAATATTTGTCATTGTAAAGTTATAAAAATGCCATATTTAGAAGTTTTCACGATAGCCAAACCTTATAATTTCATGTTATATGTAAtcggatttttaattaatataaatcaGGCATGTTCAaaagtggaattttttttacggCTTGTTTCTTTTCAATGCACATCACTGTcaaggaataaaaaaagaacaaagttGCACGATAAAATTAAGAAGATgatattctaatttttattagatACGTTCACATTGGTTCCATTGTGTATTGCGGTATTAACcagccttctctctctctctctctctctctctctctctcatgtgCAGTTCTTGAGTTTGCATCCTTCACATTTGTATTGCCTCGTTAGAGGTCATCAATCTTCCACTGATTTTATAGTTGCTGTGGCGAGTGCAACAAACTGAAAGTGAATGAGAAAGCACATTACGGCGACAAACTATAAATTTCTGTCGAGCTTTGGcggttttaattaattttatattgtgacgattcttaattttattaactAGCCTTATTggcattaaataaattatttcttattttcaatgttttctcTTGTAATAATAAATTCGTAAGTGGATTTCTTATTGTTCGCTGTATAGCTTAATTTACTTTCCTCATGTTGAATGCGTCGTTTATACAGATTTAATACAACTCTGCTACATTGGGAATAGTTTCTCCCGCCGTGTTTGATTCGAGAATTTCAATCTTTCTATTGTTAATAAGGTCTTTTCCGCCCatgataatttaacaataatttaactataataATACACACAAttgcaattataattattatagtaaaatttattaaaatgtaaaaaaattttaatatcctttccttaaaaaaaaaagatttatttTCTTGTATCCTTGTACAATCCAAGCTGCTGAAACTCGAGCGACCCTTTGTGGTTTGCCGCCGTCATGTATCGTCTCGCTCACTCGCCATCTGTCGCACTCGCTGTGACAAAGAACAGAAGAACTACAAAATAAAGGACTGTTCCGTTGTAAATTGTGGTCCCCCAAGTGGACGacctataacgagacaatactatTTATTAAGCAATAAATTTAAAACACTTCGAACATAATTCAAAGTCTAAAactcttgaaagtcttgagagtttcgataaattttgaaagtttaataagaatttttattacatttatgcAAGCAATATTAGTCATAAAATAGTAAAGAAAATCTGAAAAATtggaattataaaaatataactgatttacattattcttttttataggTCTTAGTATGTGAATATATCTCACACGTCCGATGTGATCTTTGTCTCACAACGGTTCGGCAATGTTATAAGCAcattcgaacaaatttttttttaaataataaattctaaATGAGTACTTTTAATTCCAAAGAACGATTtagttttttatttaaacaatatttctttaaataactttaacaatttatttatttttggcaaataaagttatttttttttaatttacgtttGGGAAAAACAAATGGTAAATTATTGgttttccagttatttatttgtataatttaaaagtataacgaattatCGTCTCGGTTGttcgtattaattatttctttcagaaaaaaaatgtttacaactAATATTTGAACGTgtcttttttcaaattatttacccgaaaatttatttgatttgATAGGCTGGTTATATCTTAGTTTGATCTCATATTTTACCATCTCACTATGGAATTCATGCGAATTTTGATTTCTTGTCATGGGCAAAAGAGTGTTTGACTTATAGGAGTGCTTGATACAACCTCCGTCCACCTCCGACTGCCAATGAAATCTATTTGCCTGTCTCTTTCACTTTTAcatttactttttcatttttaagtCTAGATAGCCTTTTATAGATACATGTTCGacagtataaaataaatacacttacgtattatatatatacatatatatgttccATATTCATATAAACTGAACATTGTTTCCGTGTTATCTTTAAAACTATGAATTCCTTCATATTTCAAACAAAGACGATGTGTCTATTGATTTGCGTTCTTTGTCTAAAACAACAATTAACGAATAAAACGTCAAGCCAAAAATAAGTGAAAGCGAAACGTGAAAATGAAAGAGACAGCGATACAGGTACAGATAGTAATCCTCAATGACTCTGTCAGGCCAATTCGATTGACGCTTGCTTGGTACctattatttatgaaattaataTAACAAAAACTGTATTATATAACAAAATatgttaaaagtaaaaataaatgtataattaaaatttattaaatgttttataatttagaaaaatgagCCCCCTTCCTTGGTACATTCTTGAATGGTTTTGGTAATGGATGTAAAGATTGACTAATTTTAAATGCCGTGATGTCATCGATCTTTTTATATTCAAAAGAATGTTCGGTATCATTTGGCTGGGTATCATCTTCTACTGTAGATATTACATGTACTGCTAATTTACGTTGAATATTACTTTGACgcattttctataaataatattcaattaaatgtaatacaatttatatCAAtgttaaattgtataatttggcacacacacacacatatacacacgcACGCACCTACGCACACATATGTACCTTATAAAACGTTAGTATTTGTTCTAGTGTTATAGTTCTTAAGTATGCAACCTCCACATTTGACCGATCAAAATTATATTGTTGTGATGCAATTTCATTCCAAAAGACAACAGATAAGCTAATTAACATTTTAGGTTTTTGAAGGAGTTTTATTGCTAATGATTCTACATATTTATTAAAGTCTTCATCTGATAATTTCGCTATTACGtcctaaaataaatgtaaataaacatTGTATAAGCAtgattaaaaagaatttttcaataatgtttCAAATTGTACTACTAA is a genomic window containing:
- the Kra gene encoding basic leucine zipper and W2 domain-containing protein kra; this encodes MSQKIEKPILSGQRIKTRKRDEKEKSDPRGFRDAIIHGLEKCGNDLDAISKYLDAAGSKLDYRRYGEDLFDILIAGGLLVPGGSIAQDGDKPVKTTACVFEQSEDIESMRNFEQVFIKLMRRYKYLEKMFEDEMKKVLVFMKGFTPKERIKLARMTALWISNGSVPPSVLSVLINEHLVKDNLALDFLLEVFVTWREEKGLSSLMTALKKGNIERRLMEFVPPNRRTEEYFRSIFEAVGLADIVKLHKAQASQEAKRDLQELLLDELAENRPMKDIIFDLKEMAHRCVIPEHEVIGLIWGVVMGQAEWNKKEELVADQALKHLKVYTPLFDAFTTTAKSELALILKIQEFCYENMNFMKVFQKIVLLFYKTDLISEEVILKWYREGHSVKGKLLFLHQMKKFVEWLQIAEEESESGEEEDGEEEEENNKK